The DNA region CCCTCCGAGCTCCAGGCCGCCTACACCGCCCTCTTCGTCAGCAACCCGAGCGGGCTCCCCGCCCCCCCCTACGCGGGCTATGCCCTGGACGGGGAGCTCTTCGGCCCCTCCTACCACCGGCTTCTGGAGCTCTACCGGGAGGGGGGCCTCGAGGTCCAGGAAACCTGGCGCGACCTCCCCGACCACCTCTCGGCCCTGGGGGAGGCCATCGCCCTCCTGAACCCCAGACGGCCCGACCTCTCCCGCCGCCTGGTCCAGGAGTTCCTTCACCCCTGGCTGAAACGCTTTGGCCCGGCGGTAAAAGCCCACGACCCCACCGGCTTCTATCGCGAGCTGGTGGAACTTTTAGAGGAGGCCATCCATGCAAAGACGGGAGTTTCTGAAGCTTAGCGCCCTGGGTGTGGGGGCCATGGCCTTGCGGGGAAGCGGCCCCGCCAAAGCCCTCAAGGCCCCCTGGTACGCCCAGGAAGTAAAGAGCGTCTACCAGATCTGCGAGGGATGCTTCTGGCGATGCGGCATCGTGGCCCACGCCGTGGGCAACCGGGTCTACAAGGTGGAGGGGTACGAGGCCAACCCCAAAAGCCGGGGCCGGCTCTGCCCCCGGGGCCAGGGGGCTCCCCAGACCACCTACGACCCCGACCGCCTGAAGCGCCCCCTCATCCGGGTGGAGGGGAGCCAGCGCGGGGAGGGCAAGTACCGGGTAGCCACCTGGGAGGAGGCCTTAGACCACATCGCCAAGAAGATGCTGGAGATCCGCGAAAAGTACGGCCCCGAGGCCATCGCCTTCTTCGGCCACGGCACCGGGGACTACTGGTTCGTGGACTTCCTGCCCGCCGCCTGGGGCAGCCCCAACGCCGCCAAGCCCTCCGTTTCCCTCTGCACCGCTCCCCGGGAGGTGGCCTCCCAGTGGGTCTTCGGCCGTCCCATCGGCGGCCACGAGCCCATTGACTGGGAAAACGCCCGCTACATCGTCCTCATCGGCCACCACATCGGCGAGGACACCCACAACACCCAGCTCCAGGACTTCGCCCTGGCCCTGAAAAACGGGGCCAAGGTGGTGGTGGTGGACCCCCGCTTCTCCACCGCCGCCGCCAAGGCCCACCGATGGCTCCCCATCAAGCCGGGCACCGACACCGCCCTGCTCCTGGCCTGGATCCACGTGCTCATCTACGAGGACCTCTACGACAAGGAATACGTGGCCAAGTACACGGTGGGCTTTGAGGAGCTCAAGGCCCACGTAAAGGACTTCACCCCCGAGTGGGCCGAGAAGCACACGGAAATCCCCGCCCAGGTGATCCGGGAGGTGGCCCGGGAGATGGCCGCCCACAAGCCCAGGGCGGTCCTTCCCCCCACCCGGCACAACGTCTGGTACGGGGACGACACCTACCGGGTCATGGCCCTCCTCTACGTGAACGTCCTCCTGGGCAACTACGGCCGCCCCGGGGGGTTCTACATTGCCCAAAGCCCCTACCTGGAGAAGTACCCCCTGCCCCCCCTGCCCCTGGAGCCGGCGGCAGGCGGGTGCTCGGGGCCCTCGGGGGGCGACCACGAGCCCGAGGGCTTCAAACCCCGGGCGGACAAGGGCAAGTTCTTCGCCCGCTCCACCGCCATCCAGGAGCTCATTGAGCCCATGATCACCGGGGAGCCCTACCCCATCAAGGGGCTCTTCGCCTACGGCATCAACCTCTTCCACTCCATCCCCAATGTGCCCCGCACCAAGGAGGCCCTGAAAAACCTGGACCTCTACGTGGCCATTGACGTCCTGCCCCAGGAGCACGTGATGTGGGCGGATGTCATCTTGCCCGAGGCCACCTACCTGGAGCGCTACGACGATTTTGTCCTGGTGGCCCACAAAACCCCCTTCATCCAGCTAAGGACCCCCGCCCACGAGCCCCTCTTTGACACCAAGCCCGGCTGGTGGATTGCCCGGGAGCTGGGCCTCAGGCTGGGGCTGGAGCAGTACTTCCCCTGGAAGACCATTGAGGAGTACCTGGAGACCCGGCTCCAGAGCCTGGGCCTGGACCTGGAGACCATGAAGGGCATGGGTACCCTGGTGCAACGGGGCAAGCCCTGGCTGGAGGACTGGGAGAAGGAAGGCCGCCTCCCCTTCGGCACGGCCTCGGGGAAGATAGAGCTCTATTGCCAGCGGTTCAAGGAAGCCGGCCACCAGCCCCTGCCCGTCTTCACCCCCCCGGAGGAACCCCCGGAAGGCTTCTACCGGCTCCTCTACGGCCGGAGCCCGGTGCACACCTTCGCCCGCACCCAGAACAACTGGGTCCTGATGGAGATGGACCCCGAGAACGAGGTCTGGATCCACAAGGAGGAGGCCAAGCGGCTGGGCCTGAAGGAGGGGGACTACGTGATGCTGGTGAACCAGGACGGGGTGAAGGAAGGCCCCGTGCGGGTCAAACCCACGGCCAGGATTCGCAAGGACTGCGTGTACATCGTCCACGGCTTCGGCCACAAGGCCCCCCTCATGCGCCTGGCCCACGGGCGCGGCGCCTCCGACAACTACCTGCAGACCCGGTACAAGCTGGACCCCATCTCCGGCGGGGCCGGCCTGCGGGTGAACTTCGTGAGGCTGGAGAAGGCGGAAAGGCCCAGGCTACCCTCCCTCACTGGGCTGGCCAAGCGCCCCT from Thermus antranikianii DSM 12462 includes:
- a CDS encoding TorD/DmsD family molecular chaperone; translated protein: MELLGWVTASLFAPPGEAFFRELSAGTLEEALEELTGHPVALPQVAPSELQAAYTALFVSNPSGLPAPPYAGYALDGELFGPSYHRLLELYREGGLEVQETWRDLPDHLSALGEAIALLNPRRPDLSRRLVQEFLHPWLKRFGPAVKAHDPTGFYRELVELLEEAIHAKTGVSEA
- a CDS encoding molybdopterin-dependent oxidoreductase gives rise to the protein MQRREFLKLSALGVGAMALRGSGPAKALKAPWYAQEVKSVYQICEGCFWRCGIVAHAVGNRVYKVEGYEANPKSRGRLCPRGQGAPQTTYDPDRLKRPLIRVEGSQRGEGKYRVATWEEALDHIAKKMLEIREKYGPEAIAFFGHGTGDYWFVDFLPAAWGSPNAAKPSVSLCTAPREVASQWVFGRPIGGHEPIDWENARYIVLIGHHIGEDTHNTQLQDFALALKNGAKVVVVDPRFSTAAAKAHRWLPIKPGTDTALLLAWIHVLIYEDLYDKEYVAKYTVGFEELKAHVKDFTPEWAEKHTEIPAQVIREVAREMAAHKPRAVLPPTRHNVWYGDDTYRVMALLYVNVLLGNYGRPGGFYIAQSPYLEKYPLPPLPLEPAAGGCSGPSGGDHEPEGFKPRADKGKFFARSTAIQELIEPMITGEPYPIKGLFAYGINLFHSIPNVPRTKEALKNLDLYVAIDVLPQEHVMWADVILPEATYLERYDDFVLVAHKTPFIQLRTPAHEPLFDTKPGWWIARELGLRLGLEQYFPWKTIEEYLETRLQSLGLDLETMKGMGTLVQRGKPWLEDWEKEGRLPFGTASGKIELYCQRFKEAGHQPLPVFTPPEEPPEGFYRLLYGRSPVHTFARTQNNWVLMEMDPENEVWIHKEEAKRLGLKEGDYVMLVNQDGVKEGPVRVKPTARIRKDCVYIVHGFGHKAPLMRLAHGRGASDNYLQTRYKLDPISGGAGLRVNFVRLEKAERPRLPSLTGLAKRPFDERRM